One window from the genome of Pseudanabaena yagii GIHE-NHR1 encodes:
- a CDS encoding DUF3769 domain-containing protein: MDFLPPPSTQLPPRPYAEVRQQSPQPLGSSPALNSHIATRLNVELPIEVRSQLELFLERLPDPDAIARKLIAPTLTAQVGSVKPNSLPKPKPTDKPLQVSPPKTPPTGNSQDIKPVLQDLAPLLRNLLKVVSDRQEYDINTQVFVAEGNVLIRYKKSELKADRVQLNTKTQEVIAEGKVFFTRGDQKIRGTKLTYNYGNVKGELIKASGSVDLGNLVNSEVSRSPADTATNSITISATGNSDTSDGQVRRFGFVADRLILDGDTWTAENLRVTNDPFSPPELELVTSKATLTPISPTQNRLDLESPTIIFDQSFSLPLPLNSITLDRFQRFAPALVGFDKRDRDGVFYQQSFDVVSQPNLSFQVSPQLLIQRAFSSGQSGVSAFDIFGVVATLNGAFDDGQRLSARASLSGLNFGNLDSILRLNATHSMTVFGNHTLLSQYAFRDRVFNGSLGFQDVNNIVGSTLISPNYVLGDSKISFNYQLAAQLVGAVRDDVGQPNTVGTLVRLQSAAVLSRAFPLFRGEPAPAEKETGLRYSPKPIVPKLDAVVSLQGVNSSYSNGANQAVLYGTVGLSGEVGNFAKDFLDYTGFNISYTQAFSSGRSPFIFDRVADTRLLSAGIVQQIYGPLRFGIQQSWSLDNGTLFDSVYSLEYARRTYAVLIRYNPNQGLGELLLRISDFNWTRPPSNVTNVQNGIEQRN; this comes from the coding sequence ATGGACTTTTTACCACCGCCTTCAACACAACTGCCACCTCGCCCATATGCAGAGGTAAGACAGCAATCTCCGCAACCGTTGGGATCATCACCAGCGTTAAATAGTCATATCGCTACGAGATTGAATGTCGAATTGCCTATTGAGGTGAGATCGCAGTTAGAGCTGTTTTTAGAAAGGTTGCCTGATCCCGATGCGATCGCCCGTAAACTAATTGCCCCAACTTTAACGGCTCAAGTGGGGTCAGTAAAGCCCAATAGCTTGCCGAAGCCCAAGCCTACGGATAAGCCACTCCAAGTCTCACCTCCCAAAACTCCGCCTACAGGTAACTCCCAAGACATTAAACCTGTGTTGCAGGATTTGGCTCCTTTGCTGCGTAATTTGCTCAAGGTCGTTAGCGATCGCCAAGAATATGACATTAATACACAGGTGTTTGTCGCGGAAGGCAATGTTTTAATCAGATACAAAAAATCTGAACTGAAAGCTGATCGTGTGCAATTGAATACCAAGACCCAAGAGGTAATTGCCGAAGGTAAGGTCTTTTTTACCCGTGGTGATCAAAAAATTCGTGGCACAAAGTTAACCTATAACTACGGCAATGTAAAAGGCGAACTGATCAAGGCTTCGGGTTCCGTTGATCTTGGTAATTTAGTTAATTCAGAAGTATCGCGATCGCCTGCGGATACAGCAACTAATTCGATTACAATTTCGGCTACTGGTAATAGTGATACCTCTGATGGTCAAGTACGCCGCTTTGGCTTTGTTGCCGATCGCCTAATTCTCGATGGTGATACTTGGACAGCCGAGAATTTGCGTGTGACGAATGATCCTTTTAGTCCACCTGAATTAGAACTTGTTACAAGCAAAGCGACCTTAACACCGATTTCTCCCACACAAAACCGTCTCGATCTAGAATCTCCGACCATTATTTTCGATCAGAGTTTTTCGCTACCTTTACCACTGAATAGCATTACCCTCGATCGCTTTCAGAGGTTTGCCCCTGCGTTAGTGGGCTTCGATAAACGCGATCGCGATGGGGTGTTCTATCAACAAAGTTTTGATGTGGTTTCCCAACCGAACCTCAGCTTTCAAGTATCACCGCAATTGCTCATCCAACGTGCCTTTTCTTCGGGACAGAGTGGTGTATCAGCCTTTGACATTTTTGGGGTGGTGGCAACTTTAAATGGAGCCTTTGATGATGGTCAAAGACTATCCGCAAGGGCAAGTCTATCGGGCTTAAACTTTGGCAACCTTGATTCGATCCTCCGCCTCAATGCTACCCATTCCATGACAGTATTTGGCAATCATACTTTGCTATCACAATATGCTTTTCGCGATCGCGTATTCAATGGCTCGCTAGGCTTTCAGGATGTCAACAATATTGTGGGATCGACTTTGATCTCTCCCAACTATGTACTTGGCGATTCCAAAATTTCCTTTAACTATCAACTTGCTGCCCAATTAGTGGGGGCGGTTCGGGATGATGTTGGTCAGCCTAATACGGTTGGTACATTAGTGCGTTTACAGAGTGCAGCCGTTCTAAGTCGAGCCTTTCCACTCTTTCGTGGCGAACCTGCACCTGCTGAAAAAGAAACAGGTTTGCGCTACTCTCCTAAGCCGATTGTACCGAAGCTAGATGCTGTTGTGTCATTACAGGGTGTCAATTCCAGCTATTCTAATGGTGCTAATCAAGCGGTACTTTATGGAACTGTGGGCTTGTCGGGAGAAGTTGGGAATTTTGCGAAGGATTTCTTGGACTATACAGGTTTCAATATTAGTTATACACAGGCTTTTTCCAGTGGGCGATCGCCTTTTATATTTGATCGCGTAGCAGATACGAGATTACTGAGCGCAGGGATTGTGCAACAAATATATGGACCTCTACGCTTTGGTATCCAACAAAGCTGGAGTTTGGATAACGGCACATTATTTGATTCTGTTTATTCCTTAGAATATGCAAGGCGTACCTATGCAGTCTTGATTCGCTACAACCCCAATCAAGGTTTGGGTGAACTTCTATTACGAATTAGTGACTTTAATTGGACTCGTCCACCTTCTAACGTAACTAATGTCCAGAATGGAATTGAACAGCGTAATTAA
- the msrB gene encoding peptide-methionine (R)-S-oxide reductase MsrB, with protein MKKRDLLITGTALIGGAWLWQAWRSPSSNSISKDSAIALDLDIDSTKATKKYPIMKTEDEWKQILTPEQFRVLRKHGTERAFTSPLDKEYGKGTYNCAGCDLPLFTSDTKFNSGTGWPSFFQPIEGAIATTVDNSFFMKRIEVHCSRCGGHLGHVFNDGPKPTGQRYCMNGVSLKFIPIAM; from the coding sequence ATGAAGAAAAGAGATTTATTAATAACTGGAACTGCCTTGATCGGTGGTGCATGGCTCTGGCAGGCTTGGCGATCGCCATCGAGCAATTCCATATCCAAAGATTCGGCGATCGCCTTAGACTTAGATATAGACTCAACTAAAGCAACTAAGAAATATCCAATTATGAAAACTGAAGATGAATGGAAACAAATCCTCACCCCAGAGCAGTTTCGCGTTTTACGCAAACATGGCACTGAGCGAGCCTTTACCAGTCCCTTAGACAAGGAATATGGCAAGGGTACTTACAACTGTGCAGGGTGCGATTTGCCTCTGTTTACATCGGATACCAAATTCAATAGTGGCACGGGCTGGCCGAGCTTTTTTCAGCCTATCGAAGGGGCGATCGCAACTACGGTTGATAATTCCTTCTTTATGAAGCGTATTGAAGTCCATTGCAGTCGATGCGGTGGTCATTTAGGTCATGTCTTTAATGATGGACCAAAACCAACTGGACAGCGCTATTGCATGAATGGCGTATCCCTCAAATTTATTCCTATAGCAATGTAA